From Camelina sativa cultivar DH55 chromosome 5, Cs, whole genome shotgun sequence:
TGTTGTAGGATCACCGTTGTTGCTGATCTCTTCCTcaagtttacattttcttttctgctcctttgttttggttttactcCCCTCAACATCATTGTGAGATGCATTTCCATGCTCAGATTTTGAGTCCTCTGTTCCGTTTGCCACTTCAACAAGAAAATTTAGAGGTTTCCACGAATGCAATTTCGAATCCCAAGGTTCATCACCactcttgtttcttctattaGAAAGGGCCTGGTTAGGCTCTGCATATGAAGactgcaaaaaagaaaaaaatattaactaaatgtGTGAGATACTATCTAACGATCATAATTGGTTATAAGGTTGTGTTTGAAGCTGAAAATGAACAATATAGTTTGAATGATATgtaccaaaataaaagaaacataaagCAAAAGAGACATGCATTGATCACCTTCTTTACCTGCCTTTTATTCTGAGTGAATTTTTTAAGTGTTTCAGGCGAGCTTGCACTCTCTGTGTTATCATCTCCaaattcttcttcctttttcacAACTCTCTTAGTGAATGAACCACTACCTCGAACATCTTTTCTCGTCGccgtttttgttctttttcctgTTGTACCAGCTTGTGCTGCAACCCTAGGTGTACTTACCACCAAAGACGAGATAGACCTCTCTTTCCTCCTTGCAGGTAATGTGTTGGAagacacactctctctctttcgttttagAGGAAATAATTTGGTCCTCAAGTCTTGCAAAATGTGGTCAGGCCTAAAATACATGCATACGAGTGGTTCCTTAGTGAATGCATATGTTCACACACCAAGAAGGCTCTTACTGGAGGAAGACTAGTAAGAGAGAGAACAGTACTAAAGAGACTTGTTTCTggttctaaaataaattattggtACCAACGAAAGTATCATGCTAACCAGCATGTTAAGGTTATAAGAATATAGTACTAAAGAGATTTATGTCTGGTTCTAAAATAAACTCTTCGGCattatgtttaaaatattttatcctATCACCAGTAAGAGCTAAAAGCCTTTCTAGTGGTCTGTGGTACACATGTAATATAGGAAGAAAATATAACTactaaaccaatcagaatgtgTAACTGAAatagaggagaagagaaacatactttagTTTCTCAAGGGGGGTACCACCGAGGTCAATATCACATACTGGACAGCACTCTATCTCATCCTCTGTGATTTTCTCATAAATGCATTTCCTACAAACTGTACAAAAGTGATCTAAGAACTTTTCTCATTTCATAAGTAGTAACTTCTGGGTAAGAAGAAAATGTTTAATATCAGATGCTACCAACAAACATctagtttgttttttaaatcGTTGATAGCAACCTAAACAAAAGCGTTGGCATCAGACCAAAATGGAACCGCAAAATTGATGGCGATACTGCATATATCCCCAGAAaccaaaccaagaaacaaaTGAGGACACGTAATTTTGGCACTGCAGAAACTCAAATATACAGAAGAAACTTACAATATTAAAACGGAAATTGCTCAGTTCAACAATAAAGACCACACTAAATGAGCATATTAATCAGATCTCTCATATATTTGACCGTTTTAGCCATTAAAGTAACAAGGTAAATTTGTAGGTAAAGGCTAACAACAGGGCTATATAAATAACGGAACTGAAGATTGATTAAGTCTCCAAAAAGAATCTAAAACTGTCTTGATTCCCGGAGAGGAAAGAAGCTGGTAAACGCTACTTCATACGAAAATCAACTGCCATCAAACAGATTGGAGGCACTTATTAATTGAACTTGACTTACATGTTGGATACAGTCTAACTAAACTACATGCAGCTACAAGATTTTTACATGACTAGCCAAAAACCAAATTTCgagaaagaaatataatttcGAGCATGAGTTTGACCACAAACCATCTTTGGCAAAGAAAACACTCTCAAAGTCACCTAAACAGACGAACAAAAAAGCTGATTCTTGAAGTCtaaatgtaaacaaaaattgaagatTCTGGTCAACATCAACAACTGTTAGTTGAGGAAACCAACTATTCATTGACCCCTGAATACGAGCTTCATCAAATCAATCGATAAAAGTTATGAATtgataaacacaaaaaacataACCGGAAGacaagatcaacaacaacaaccatacaaatatgaaaacacagagaaatcaatcaaacaacGAAAAAGACGAAGAATTTGCGAATTACAGATGGGAATCGGAAAAGCGAAATTGAAAACGTAAAtcaaaaaggagaaagagaagtgagaagagaaagaactaaCACGTATGAAGACACTCAGAAATGGTAGTGGCGTCACGGAGGAGATTGTCACAGAGAGAACAAGTCATGCATGCCACCACCGTATCTCTCTTCACCCTGACCACCATGTTTCCTCCTTCCATTACTCCTCTCCGTTCAAACCCTTCTTGTTTCGTATATCAAAGAAGATTAGTCGCTTAATCGCACGTACTCTCCCCAAAACTGCATGTATACGATAATACAAGACAACGACccaaccataaaacaaaaaaaaaaagaacccagATTTACGTTGGTAGAGATACCTACATTGAAATCCAAATCCGGTTAAGTCTCAACACTGAAGGGTCGAGGTGAAGCGGAGTGGAGAAAGTCTTCAATCGGAGTGAAGACGGAGAAAAGGAAGCTGAGGAGAAGAATCTGGGGGATGGGATGAGAGAAGGATATATAGAATGGAGAGGGGAATTAAGGTGAGTGGTGTGTGTGGTGAGGAGACGATCTGAAGAATCGAGGAAGAGGAGGGTTATATAATAGGTTGAAGAAGGCTCCTCAGtcctctctatctctatctatctctcaTGGAAACAAATCAAAGGGGTCTTCGTGTTGAGGTGAAGAGAAGCGACGATACCCCGTATAGAGTAAAAAAAGAcgtttcttccttttctctctctgtttttttccttttttttcttttatttttttccatttgtgtttttttgtttttttgtcaaatggGCTTTTTCCGAGGTTGTAAAAGCCCAGTAGCCCgatttttttgagaaacaatcttctttttcacttttgtttttttcttaagtttgtagtacactttttttttttttctaagatagatattttacttttttgtttgttgtgaaaTATTTGGAGTTGGGGGATAAAGTGAAACAACTGGTTAACAGTGTTAGAGGAGGAGGAATCAATGAAGTTGACAGAGTGTTTGGTTCTCTCAATGATTGAATTGGTGAtttactttttcaaaaataaacgTTTACAAGAAAATAGCATTGTCagttaatgtttaataaatttcGTGTAATAGAAGTATGTGTTTATTGTAGATTAGTGGTTTAGCATCATTTGGTCCAATAACAAATACTACTACAATCTAGTGACGAAAATTTAGATAAGCTCAAATCTACGTACACGTATGTaacaaattgaaaacaaaacaaaaagtcaaaagaAATTCCCCAACTACTAAAGAAAAGAGTCATATCCAGACGAACAAAAGATCCACAATTTTACTCTCAAAACCCCTAATTTCGAATTTACTTTAAAAACACTCATTTTGTTTCTCAAACATGTTCAAGCTCATTcattcaatcaaaaaaaaaaaaaaaaacagttttcttAAATCATTATTTATCATGTTCCGTTAGATCAGTTACTATGttataatgaatattttttaaataaaaaaaaataaatttgatgcaTCATTTTGTTTGACAAATCGAATAAATTTTATCATCATTTGACGAATAATTGGTAGATGAAAATTGATGAGAGAGACATCACGCAAACCTCTACCCCAAACAGCATAAATTAGTCACACTAACTACAGTCTACTCAGTACGTCGTCGAATTTACTACTTTATGTGCTTCCTAGTTCCTACCGACAATTGGcaatttaaatcatttttaaccTATACACATTGGTCATTCGTGTATCCCTTAAACCTGCTGAAAATGAAACGATCAATACAAAAGTAACACATTCTGTAGATCGCAAAACATTCTAGTTGTTCCCTCCACTCCTGAACACATCATTTGACCGTACACTCTATCCACGTGTCGAAATATCAACGGCAGGTTTTCATTGAGCCAgtcaaaagaagacaaaattgTAGTTTAAGCTTTGCGTCATCAACGGCATAATTATTATCACATGCCTCCACATGTACACCGTGCCGCACCTGATCCCCACCGTAACATTTGACATCTCAACATGGATTGGatcctctcctctctcctccgtatcaaaacaataaataatttttattttttattaactttttttttttcaagtgaaaaaaaattaagagagcGAAGTTAAGTCCCCAAACATGCACGAGGAAGCTCTCTGAATCTCCCAGAAGAGACGAACGCGTAGAAACAGACTCTCTcgaatccaaaatccaaattcggagaagaagaagaatctggaaACCCTAATCTGTTCATTCGTTTTCCATCAATCAAGCAAGTAGTGAATCTCGGAGATCTGTGTGTTCTTCCCTCTGGGaatgtgcttcttcttcttcgtggaGAACGATTAGGGAggagataaaaacaaatttatgaaGAGTTCTTTCGCACATTGATGAATCAAATTCGCCGTTGGCAGAGGATTCTGATCCTCTCGCTGCTATTGTTATCCGTGTTAGCTCCGATTGTTTTCGTTTCGAATCGCCTCAAGAGTATTACTTCCGTCGGTGAGCTTCCTAATTCTTATTTTGGTCTTAGCGGATGTTAGATTGATCGATATGGCCGTAGTTTAGTGGAACATTCATGTGTACAAGTTGTTTACTCGATATCGATTGTTTGGATTTCTCGAATTCGCTATTCGATTTTACCTTTGTTTGGTGGTTGATGTAGTCTCAGCTTTTTCGATATACGCTTCTgaattatgttttgattttgtctgCTGATTGTTTTCTGGCAGATAGAGGAGAATTTATTGAAGAATTATCCGACATTGTGAGTATTTTCTGATTTCTTCTGTTCTAATCCTCTCATCAGGAACTCTTCAGTATTTGTAGTTTGATTGTGCCATGAATTCTATGTTATTGTAGCTATGCTTATATGTTTCATTTTTCTCGAGATGTGAACAACTGAGATGCTACCTTTATTTGTGCAGACATATAAGACTGATGACCTTAGACTTACCGCTATTGAACAGGTTCTTTTTGCTGCTACTCATCTCAGTAAACCTTGTTTTTTTTAGCATTCTTTTTGCTGAAGTTGGGTTGCTTTGTTATTTCAGGACGAAGAAGGCTTGAAGGAGCCTCAACGCATTTTGCAGGATCAAGAGTTTAATTCTGTGGTTTCGTCAAATTCCTCTGATAGAAGTAATGATACTGTGCAGTCTATTGAGAGAGACAAAACAAGCTTTCACTCAGAAATTGATGGGGGTAATATATCTCGGATCTGgtgttactttgtttttttgtcattttcgtGGAAGCTTTCTTATTAGCAGATACCATGTATTTCAGGAAATAATCAGAAAACAAAGGAGGAACAAGCAGTCATTTCACAGCAAACCACACTAAGCTCTAATGCGGAGGTGCATATTTTAATTCAGTCGATGAAGATATAACGAGTTGATAGGGATTAGGCTCTGACGCAATTGGCAATGAGAATTCTAGTATCTTCTTATCAAATCACAAGACACTTTCTTTTCCATGGGCTTTGCCAACACTTGTGAACAGGAAACCAAATTAGGACTTTGCATCGATATTGTCAGATCATATGCTTTCAATTTAGTAATTTCTGCTCTTTTTCCTGTCTCAGGTGAAATTCCCAGCAAGAGATATTCAACTTAATCGTAAAATAGAATTCCGACCCCCTTCAGGTAAAAGTGAAAAGAATACGAGGGTTCAGCTTGATAGAGCAACAGATGAGAGGGTAAAGGAGATCAGAGACAAAATTATCCAAGCGAAAGCCTATCTGAATTTGGCCCTACCTGGGAATAACTCCCAAATCGTGAAGGAGTTGAGAGTTCGAACAAAAGAGCTGGAACGGGCTATCGGTGATGTTACCAAGGATAAATATTTGCCAAAGAGGTAAGTACAGCTGAGTGATTCAAAGGGATTCCTGTTCCTTTCTGTAAAAGCGTTGGCatttaattttgaaaccaatattgtgTTAATTTGAAGAGTCATACTTAACATGTTTTGTTCCTTTCAGCTCTCCTAACAGACTGAAGGCCATGGAAGCTGCGTTATACAAGGTCAGTCGTGCTTTTCACAACTGTCCTGCCATTGCTACCAAACTCCAAGCCATGACTTATAAAACCGAAGAACAAGTTCGGGCGCAGAAGAAGCAAGCAGCAAAGTTAATGCAGCTTGCAGCAAGGACTACCCCAAAAGGGCTTCATTGTCTCTCAATGCGGTTGACAACAGAATACTTTACCCTGGATCATGAAAAAAGGCAGCTTTTTCAACAAAGTTATAATAATCCCGATCTCTACCATTACGTAGTCTTCTCTGACAATGTTTTGGCCTGTGCGGTTGTTGTTAACTCTACAATTTCCTCATCAAAGGTAGATGCTTCacttttgttctctttctttcaacATGTTCTAGTTCACTTCTTTTATACTTCTTAATTTGATGTCTAGATAAATGCTTTAGGCTTCTACTGTGGTTAGTACCATAGGAATGTGTCTGGTTATGAAACTAGGAAATGGAAGTAACAAATTGTGTCCTCTTTGTTCAGTGAACGatttcgtgttttttttattactgtTGAGAAACCTTGTGTTGTTTTATGTTTACATGATTCAGCATTTATGACCGATATAATTACTCAGGTATCATTTAAACCATGTTGCTAGGATCTTAGACTTGTTAATGCAAGATCCATTTTCTGATCCAAAATTTCGATTTGTTTAATGCTCGGAAGAGAATATTTCCAAATCAAAGCTGAAGCCATATGTCTTTTAACAAATGATATTACTGCTTGCAGGAACCGGGAAAGATAGTATTCCATGTGGTGACAGATTCACTCAATTACCCAGCAATCTCAATGTGGTTTCTATTAAATCCAGGTGGCAGAGCTTCAATCCAAATCCTAAACATTGATGAGATGAATGTCTTTCCTTTGGAACATGCTAAATTGCTGATGATGCAAAATTCAAGTGACCCAAGAATCATTTCATCGCTCAACCATGCACGCTTCCATCTCCCAGAAATCTTTCCAGGTCTGAACAAGATCGTACTCTTTGACCATGATGTTGTAGTTCAAAGAGATCTAAGTAGACTGTGGAGCCTTGATATGAAAGGGAAAGTTGTTGGAGCTGTAGAGACTTGTCTCGAAGGTGAACCTTCATTTCAATCGATGGACACAGTCATTAATTTCTCAGATGCATGGGTTGCTCAGAAATTTGATCCTAAGGCTTGCACTTGGGCATTCGGGATGAATCTATTCGATCTCGAAGCATGGAGAAGACAGGATCTGACATCTGTATACCTGAAATACTTTGAACTGGTACAGGATCTCCTTCCCTCTTTAGTTCTCTGCATCAAGATTCACACTGTTAACCTTGTAACTTCACATACCTTCTTTGAATGACTCTTCAAACTCAATGAGTTTGTGATCTTCATCTAGAAATATGAATCAGTTATATCCATTAATTCAATATCTTATTCTTACATATGTGTGTGTTGTGAAATTGTTATGATTGCAGGGAGTAAAAAGACATCTTTGGAAAGCAGGGAGCTTGCCAATAGGTTGGCTGACTTTCTACGGGCAAATGTATCCATTGGAGAAGAGATGGAATGTGGTTGGGCTAGGTCACGAATCAGGAGTCAGAGCAAGGGACATTGAAAAAGCAGCTGTTATACACTACGACGGGATCATGAAGCCGTGGCTGGACATTGGTATAGAGAAGTACAAGCGCTACTGGAACATACATGTACCTTACCATCACCCTTACTTACAACGGTGCAACATTCacgattgatttatttttttttttttttaaacaagataCCACAAAAACTTAGATTCAATtcaattcttttcttctttccaaaTGTTATAATTAGCTTCATTCTTTTTTACGATTTCTTGTGtaaatctttgttctttttgatACAATACACCAAAAATACTCAGAGCTTAAATGTCAGGTTTAGTTTTACAGCAACATGGTGTTGTTCGTTCTTTACCTCGGAAGATAcctccttttttttggttgttataCATGTGCAATCTGATGCAGTTTTATAATAAGAATCCCAccagtagagaagaagaagagagaaaaagattgtGTTGGGAGGGAAAGAGATGAAATATGACACGTGGATGGAGCCTATAGGTGGAGTATGGATAGAATCATATCCAAGTTAGATGGCTTATGTTGGTTCGGACAGATTTTTTATCCACCACACATATTTAGTCGCTCTGTTTGATCCAAAAAGCCACAAGCAAAGAAATTAGAAGTGTTGCTGTTGCCATAGAACTAAATCAAACTCAACTGAAGAGTCTATCAGTCGTTAGGGGaagcaaagagagaaaatgGCCAGCTTCACTGCCTCCGCTTCCACTGTCTCCGCCGCTCGTCCGGCTCTTCTTCTCAAGCCCACCGTCGCCGTCTCCGCCCCTGTTCTTGGTAAAGGCCTTccctttttccttcttcttatgTTCTTTCTTAGATCTCATCT
This genomic window contains:
- the LOC104786594 gene encoding E3 ubiquitin protein ligase DRIP2 isoform X1 → MEGGNMVVRVKRDTVVACMTCSLCDNLLRDATTISECLHTFCRKCIYEKITEDEIECCPVCDIDLGGTPLEKLKPDHILQDLRTKLFPLKRKRESVSSNTLPARRKERSISSLVVSTPRVAAQAGTTGKRTKTATRKDVRGSGSFTKRVVKKEEEFGDDNTESASSPETLKKFTQNKRQVKKSSYAEPNQALSNRRNKSGDEPWDSKLHSWKPLNFLVEVANGTEDSKSEHGNASHNDVEGSKTKTKEQKRKCKLEEEISNNGDPTTSETATLKRTRRTRRKRSSSFGDSRISPLPGAASLKQERRNGPVWFSLVASTNQDGETSLPQIPANYLRLRDGSIPVSHIQKYLMKKLDLKSETEVEIKCMGEPVLPTLQLHSLVDLWLETTSKHERVAASVGSSAKEFVMVLVYGRKLPESNN
- the LOC104786594 gene encoding E3 ubiquitin protein ligase DRIP2 isoform X2 — encoded protein: MEGGNMVVRVKRDTVVACMTCSLCDNLLRDATTISECLHTFCRKCIYEKITEDEIECCPVCDIDLGGTPLEKLKPDHILQDLRTKLFPLKRKRESVSSNTLPARRKERSISSLVVSTPRVAAQAGTTGKRTKTATRKDVRGSGSFTKRVVKKEEEFGDDNTESASSPETLKKFTQNKRQSSYAEPNQALSNRRNKSGDEPWDSKLHSWKPLNFLVEVANGTEDSKSEHGNASHNDVEGSKTKTKEQKRKCKLEEEISNNGDPTTSETATLKRTRRTRRKRSSSFGDSRISPLPGAASLKQERRNGPVWFSLVASTNQDGETSLPQIPANYLRLRDGSIPVSHIQKYLMKKLDLKSETEVEIKCMGEPVLPTLQLHSLVDLWLETTSKHERVAASVGSSAKEFVMVLVYGRKLPESNN
- the LOC104786596 gene encoding probable galacturonosyltransferase 5; the protein is MNQIRRWQRILILSLLLLSVLAPIVFVSNRLKSITSVDRGEFIEELSDITYKTDDLRLTAIEQDEEGLKEPQRILQDQEFNSVVSSNSSDRSNDTVQSIERDKTSFHSEIDGGNNQKTKEEQAVISQQTTLSSNAEVKFPARDIQLNRKIEFRPPSGKSEKNTRVQLDRATDERVKEIRDKIIQAKAYLNLALPGNNSQIVKELRVRTKELERAIGDVTKDKYLPKSSPNRLKAMEAALYKVSRAFHNCPAIATKLQAMTYKTEEQVRAQKKQAAKLMQLAARTTPKGLHCLSMRLTTEYFTLDHEKRQLFQQSYNNPDLYHYVVFSDNVLACAVVVNSTISSSKEPGKIVFHVVTDSLNYPAISMWFLLNPGGRASIQILNIDEMNVFPLEHAKLLMMQNSSDPRIISSLNHARFHLPEIFPGLNKIVLFDHDVVVQRDLSRLWSLDMKGKVVGAVETCLEGEPSFQSMDTVINFSDAWVAQKFDPKACTWAFGMNLFDLEAWRRQDLTSVYLKYFELGVKRHLWKAGSLPIGWLTFYGQMYPLEKRWNVVGLGHESGVRARDIEKAAVIHYDGIMKPWLDIGIEKYKRYWNIHVPYHHPYLQRCNIHD